In Streptomyces sp. NBC_01717, one DNA window encodes the following:
- a CDS encoding STAS domain-containing protein: MDLSLSTRNVSGPGGDRTVVEVGGEIDVYTAPKLREQLVELVNDGSYHLVVDMEGVDFLDSTGLGVLVGGLKRVRAHEGSLRLVCNQERILKIFRITGLTKVFPIHTTVDEAVAATD, from the coding sequence GTGGACCTGTCCTTGTCGACTCGCAATGTGTCCGGCCCTGGTGGCGACCGTACGGTCGTCGAGGTCGGTGGCGAGATTGATGTGTATACCGCGCCCAAGCTGCGCGAGCAGTTGGTCGAGTTGGTGAATGACGGCAGCTACCACCTGGTTGTCGACATGGAAGGTGTCGACTTTCTCGACTCCACCGGCCTCGGCGTGCTTGTGGGCGGCCTGAAGCGTGTCCGGGCCCATGAGGGCTCGCTGCGCCTGGTCTGCAACCAGGAGCGCATTCTCAAGATCTTCCGGATCACAGGTCTGACCAAGGTGTTTCCGATTCACACCACGGTCGACGAGGCTGTCGCGGCCACCGACTGA
- a CDS encoding ATP-binding protein — translation MATVELRFSAQPEHVRTARLVAAAVARRAGVDEAALDEVRLAVGEACSRAVGLHRSHGITAPIKVVLTEEEKSFSIEVGDEVPGPGSEAGSATASGTPGATPGGGLDVPETEVDADGEDEMGLAVISGLVDDVEVRSAADGGVIRMSWPKTPAPLAP, via the coding sequence ATGGCCACCGTTGAACTCCGCTTCAGCGCCCAGCCTGAACACGTCAGAACGGCCCGCCTCGTGGCGGCCGCAGTGGCGCGCCGGGCCGGGGTCGACGAGGCTGCGCTCGACGAGGTCAGACTCGCCGTCGGTGAGGCCTGCAGCCGCGCTGTCGGACTGCACCGCAGCCATGGCATCACGGCTCCGATCAAGGTCGTCCTGACCGAGGAGGAGAAGTCCTTCTCCATCGAGGTCGGCGACGAGGTGCCCGGCCCGGGCAGCGAAGCCGGGTCCGCAACGGCGTCCGGGACACCCGGCGCCACGCCCGGTGGAGGGCTCGATGTGCCGGAAACCGAGGTTGACGCGGACGGCGAGGACGAGATGGGTCTCGCGGTCATCAGCGGCCTCGTCGATGATGTGGAAGTCAGATCGGCGGCCGACGGCGGAGTGATCCGGATGAGCTGGCCGAAGACGCCCGCACCTCTGGCCCCCTGA